A stretch of DNA from Oreochromis aureus strain Israel breed Guangdong linkage group 23, ZZ_aureus, whole genome shotgun sequence:
aaaatgtgtttatcagcAGTACAGTGAGAATGACAACAGTCTGCATGTTTTTAGACTGACACACTGTAAGCCTGGAATATTGAACTAAAATAACCAGCCATGCTCACAGAATACAGTCTGTTATCTTAATGTGTGCAAAGGAACTCATCTACATGGAGTAAATCTTCAGGACAACATGGAAACTTTCAGGAAGTTCAGTATGACACAGAGAACTTACAAAATCTTAAAAGTTTTATAGAGTTTCAGGTGAAAAGGTGGTGACATTTATTACACACATCTTTGATATGGAGCACAGTGTTGATTATTATACCCACAATACTTGACAAAAATCATTGGTATGGTTTTATTAGGTTGACAAATATCCCAACACAGAGCAATTTAAAGTTTGAACAATGtatatgttgatttttttttaaataactattGTTTTATTGACCAGTAAACGTCTCAACTTGCTCACCATGAATAAGCAGAGACCCCCAGTGGCCGTTTTGTGCAACTTCAGGTTTTCATGGTTTGTATTAGGAGCAATTACTGCAATAAAAGCAATTTAATCAATCAGCCAAAATTATGGATGAGAACAGTTTCATGTTAGTCACTCCTGctcattttcacagtttttgctTCAAGTAGTTTAATGTTAaataatcagacaaaaaacataatattgaataaatataaaaatgaataaacaaataaaaggagAAACTACTGAAATAGAAACTGCAACATGAGTAAAAAATgaatgctttgtgtgtgtgcatgttttttttttttaaattttgttaaaaaaagaccaagaaacaaaaacaaaagattgaCCAGCAGAAACAATTTGTCAAAACGTTTCTTGCTGGTAAAGGTGAAAGTTGTGGATCATTGTGTAGTCGCTGAAACCTCTATTGAATTAAGATGATCCAGTTctacaaacaacagaaaaagaaaaatattgcaTGTCACTCTTAACGTTGCAAAATCAGAGTATTCTGGAAAGAGGGATGgcttggaaaaaaacaaagacaagttCATCAGAATTTGATTAGTCAGAAGATGAGCTCTCTCTGTGACAGACAACAGATTTAAGAACAGTTAAATCTGCACAGACATTTATCAGCtgaaacaaaagacaaacaacaacatcGTTTAAGACGAGTAGATTTCTTTCTATACCCGAAAAAGATGAGCGCAGCAACACAGAGCACCAACAACACCACAGACGACAGAATGACTGAAATCCTGGTTCCTtcgagacaaacaggagaaagaagaATATAATAATTTGAACAACTATCAAGAGTCAATAGACTCAATGAGAAAACTGACTTTAAAACATACAAATGTTAACACACCTAAATTCCTCGGATTAGATCCTGATTTCTCATCTAGCTCTGGtagaagaaacacaaacattacAATAACAAAGTAGTCATCATTTTATAAGTCAGTGACTTCGAAAGAGTttctcaccatcatcatcatcatcaggaaTCATCACCATCACCTCTCTGTGAGGAGCAGAGAGCACTCGTGCTGCACATCCCACCTGTGTGCTGTTGTTACGTGAACCTGAGAGCACAGCTGTAGTGGTGACAGTGAATGTAGCGTTggtgttggacacactgacagtgTTGTACTGTGAGAAGTTAAGGTCTTGTTGTGAGACACTGAGTGTTACAGTGGGAGCAGGTCGACCAGTGGCTGAACAGGAAACAACCCACTCTTCAGTAGAGTTTGactctctgacatcaacaacagGTTCATGCAGCTCTGTGAAGGATCAGGAAATATCATCACATCAAATCACTACATTAGTTTGAGTCTCCTGTTGTTGGTTAAAGAAGGTAAATGTTCTTACCATAGACTTGGAGGCAGGTTCTACCAATGAAGGAGCCTTCAGGATAAGTGTTAAACAGACAGCGATAGTATCCTTCATCCTGCTCTGTGACATTCCTGATGAGTATGGAGCAGTTCTGTAGTCCAGTGTATTTAAACTCAACTTTATCTGTAAAGTCAGTATTCACTTTTTGACCAAAGTACTTGTTGTACGTGGCAACATTTGTCTCCACATCATTTGAGCTTTTCTGCCATGTGACCTGAAGGACGTCTTTAGGCTCCAAGAGCTGACAGCTGAATTCAGCATCTTCTCCCACTGCTGCCAGCACagtctgctgtgtttggatcactGCTGTTAGAGCTGTAGGAGATAAAGATCAAGGCACTTTAAATATTCCGTTCAAGTCCAACCCTTACTCACACATAATGTCCAGTGTAACACATGTAACACACACTTATACCTTCATTCTCACACTTACATGCTGCCCAATTAGTTCTGATGTCAAATACAAGAAAGTATCAAAGAAAttattaaagaaaatgtgtttggtATAAACTGAATGTGTACCAGTCAAGTACATTTCCTTTGACCAGATTCCATTCAATGCAACACTTTACATTGTTCTGATGAGATCACACTTTTTCTTTGCTAACCTCTTCCTTTGAGTAGCCTACTCTTCTCTAGCCCACACTCTTCCTTCTTAAATGAGTAAATAAACCATCATGTGGAtaagagagaaacaaagagacTGTTGAACTGTCAGCAGCTCTTAAGAAATTTGACCTCCTACTAAGTTTATTACCTCCTTCTGTCGCTCTGCTTGACAGAAACCACCCGTCAAATCCACTTTCTGCAGTGAAATCCACTTCACTACAGAAGCTCACCACAGAGCAATAAgtgtcaaagaaagaaaaacacagtatCTCCCTCACCTTTAGAAAAGATCGCCACCAAAAACAAGATGATTATGACTGCGCGTCCTGTCATGTTGTCTGCATGCCCCGGGGAATTAAACATCCACGATCTCaccgtgtgtgtatgtgaaaacAAGCTCATTGGTTCATTTCTTCGCTGTGCGCTAAcgtttagtaaaaaaaaagggtGGAAACAACTAGTTACAACTCTTCACAGTTACAGGTTTTGACCCCAAAAGGAAgtgcaggaggagagagagagagagagagagagagagagaattcaACAGACAGCCCGTTCAAGAATAAATGATTTCAAAAAGGCCCCTTACTTTCAAAACAGGAGGGGGCGGGGTGCTTCCTGATAAAGCTAATTTCATTCATAATATCCtcaatccaagcccattatgtcaCAATTAATTCTTCCTGGTTTGTGCGAAAtcgcaggaaaaaaaatgatacaaaCCGAATGTGCGCACTGAGGTGCTGGTCTATTAGTTCTATTAGTTTACGTTGTGATGATTCTCCGATTGGGAGGGGTGTTGTTACGGAGTGCAAAATG
This window harbors:
- the LOC116323100 gene encoding OX-2 membrane glycoprotein-like, with protein sequence MTANKFFGQRANPDFTKKLEFKNCALQNCSTVIEKVAERSMLGVSHYAVAVLIPGAFDKALTAVIQTQQTVLAAVGEDAEFSCQLLEPKDVLQVTWQKSSNDVETNVATYNKYFGQKVNTDFTDKVEFKYTGLQNCSILIRNVTEQDEGYYRCLFNTYPEGSFIGRTCLQVYELHEPVVDVRESNSTEEWVVSCSATGRPAPTVTLSVSQQDLNFSQYNTVSVSNTNATFTVTTTAVLSGSRNNSTQVGCAARVLSAPHREVMVMIPDDDDDELDEKSGSNPRNLGTRISVILSSVVLLVLCVAALIFFGTGSS